The Betta splendens chromosome 7, fBetSpl5.4, whole genome shotgun sequence genome includes a window with the following:
- the LOC114858462 gene encoding tubulin alpha-1A chain isoform X2: protein MPSDKTIGGGDDSFNTFFSETGAGKHVPRAVFVDLEPTVIDEVRTGTYRQLFHPEQLITGKEDAANNYARGHYTIGKEIIDLVLDRIRKLADQCTGLQGFLVFHSFGGGTGSGFTSLLMERLSVDYGKKSKLEFSIYPAPQVSTAVVEPYNSILTTHTTLEHSDCAFMVDNEAIYDICRRNLDIERPTYTNLNRLIGQIVSSITASLRFDGALNVDLTEFQTNLVPYPRIHFPLATYAPVISAEKAYHEQLSVAEITNACFEPANQMVKCDPRHGKYMACCLLYRGDVVPKDVNAAIATIKTKRTIQFVDWCPTGFKVGINYQPPTVVPGGDLAKVQRAVCMLSNTTAIAEAWARLDHKFDLMYAKRAFVHWYVGEGMEEGEFSEAREDMAALEKDYEEVGVDSIEGEGEEEGEEY, encoded by the exons ATGCCCAGTGACAAGACCATCGGAGGAGGCGATGATTCCTTCAACACCTTCTTCAGTGAGACCGGAGCAGGAAAGCACGTCCccagagctgtttttgtggacCTGGAGCCCACTGTCATTG ATGAGGTGCGCACTGGGACCTACCGCCAGCTTTTTCACCCTGAGCAGCTGATCACTGGTAAGGAGGACGCTGCCAACAACTATGCTCGTGGACACTACACCATTGGCAAAGAGATCATTGATCTGGTTCTGGACAGGATCCGCAAACTG GCTGACCAGTGCACTGGGCTTCAGGGTTTCCTGGTGTTCCACAGCTTCGGAGGTGGCACCGGCTCTGGCTTCACTTCTCTGCTGATGGAGCGTCTGTCTGTGGACTATGGCAAAAAGTCCAAGCTAGAGTTCTCCATCTACCCAGCTCCACAGGTGTCCACTGCTGTGGTGGAGCCCTACAACTCCATCCTGACCACCCACACCACCCTGGAGCACTCTGACTGTGCCTTCATGGTAGATAATGAGGCCATCTACGATATCTGCCGTAGGAACCTCGACATCGAGCGTCCTACCTACACCAACCTCAACAGGCTGATCGGTCAAATTGTCTCTTCCATCACTGCTTCCCTCCGTTTTGATGGTGCCCTCAATGTTGATCTGACAGAGTTCCAGACCAACTTGGTGCCATATCCCCGTATCCACTTCCCTCTGGCCACCTACGCCCCAGTCATCTCTGCTGAGAAAGCTTACCATGAGCAGCTGTCAGTGGCTGAGATCACCAATGCCTGCTTTGAGCCAGCCAATCAGATGGTGAAATGTGACCCTCGCCACGGCAAGTACATGGCCTGCTGTCTTCTGTACCGTGGTGATGTGGTGCCCAAAGATGTGAACGCTGCCATTGCCACCATCAAGACCAAGCGCACCATCCagtttgtggactggtgccccACTGGCTTCAAGGTGGGCATCAACTACCAGCCCCCCACCGTAGTTCCTGGTGGAGACCTGGCCAAGGTCCAGAGGGCTGTGTGCATGCTGAGCAACACCACTGCTATTGCAGAGGCCTGGGCCCGGCTTGACCACAAGTTTGATCTGATGTATGCTAAGCGTGCCTTTGTCCACTGGTATGTGGGTGAGGGtatggaggagggagagttctctgaggccagagaggacATGGCAGCTCTGGAGAAGGATTACGAGGAGGTGGGGGTCGACTCCATTGagggtgagggagaggaggaaggagaagagtaTTAA
- the jph2 gene encoding junctophilin-2, giving the protein MSGGRFEFDDGGAYCGGWEGGKAHGHGICTGPKGQGEFSGSWNYGFEVVGVYTWPSGNTYEGYWSQGKRHGLGVETKGHWIYKGEWTHGFKGRYGVRISTGSGAKYEGTWNNGLQDGYGTETYADGGTFQGQFTGGMRHGYGVRQSVPYGMAAVVRSPLRTSLTSLRSEHSNGTVLQQDVPVIITTNTSGEETPVATPAQLGPSRGGFALTLQVDPEAMKPKKKGLFRRGSLLGKLKKSSSSTSLSSQKSKLSFLRTESALSSNTSDTNSTISIGDESLTGAEDFPPIEADIDATTTEVYMGEWKNDKRSGYGISERSSGLKYEGEWLNNQRHGYGCTTFAEGGKEEGKYLNNLLVKAMKKRVIQLKGTKIKQKVERAVEGAQRAAAIAKQKAEIAASRTTHAKAKSDAAGQAAQASNTESSIARLVAKELSPSFYQPGPEYLKKRMLQEVIEGNENTDTVMHEPLLAEEEALPTPPESPLMNELDHLMPGSSPGRTPSPSPGIILKEEPKLLRPGSWSEDKPVKDDGTKANKPSSRPTTPSASVSAPIVVAPEEAVAPSSRTPSRTPSRQSNKNEQGSDLEIKPLQKLDSRAKPAETAPVRNSLISPDEEAAPLSPSKVPSKAVTPEPKPTKPKPEIAASVHERAPSISKNIVEPREVSRPSSKAETKPASKQPSPAPTPKPVPEPKPVTKQVEAKPVQKTEPKAEARLKAIVSTPRPGVASESLDLEGPNTIMICMVILLNIGLAILFVHILS; this is encoded by the exons ATGAGCGGAGGGCGCTTCGAGTTCGACGATGGGGGAGCTTACTGTGGAGGCTGGGAGGGGGGCAAAGCCCACGGCCACGGCATCTGCACTGGACCCAAGGGCCAGGGCGAGTTCTCCGGCTCGTGGAACTACGGCTTCGAGGTGGTGGGAGTCTACACCTGGCCCAGCGGAAACACATACGAGGGCTACTGGTCGCAGGGCAAGCGTCACGGCTTGGGAGTGGAAACTAAAGGACACTGGATTTACAAAGGGGAATGGACTCACGGCTTCAAAGGCAGGTACGGCGTCCGGATCAGTACCGGTAGTGGAGCAAAGTATGAAGGGACGTGGAATAACGGGCTTCAGGATGGATACGGAACAGAAACATACGCCGACGGAG GTACCTTCCAGGGTCAGTTCACCGGCGGCATGCGTCATGGTTACGGAGTTCGTCAGAGCGTCCCCTACGGCATGGCGGCCGTGGTTCGCTCTCCTCTTCGTACCTCCCTGACCTCCCTTCGCAGCGAGCACAGCAACGGCACCGTTCTGCAGCAGGACGTGCCTGTAATCATCACCACCAATACGTCCGGGGAGGAGACGCCCGTCGCTACGCCCGCTCAGCTGGGACCGTCTCGCGGGGGCTTCGCCCTCACCCTCCAGGTGGACccagaggcgatgaagcccaaGAAGAAGGGACTCTTCCGCAGAGGCTCCCTCCTCGGCAAGCTGAAGAAGTCCAGCTCCAGCACCTCGCTGTCCAGCCAGAAGAGCAAGCTCAGCTTCCTGAGGACGGAGTCTGCGCTCAGCTCCAACACCAGTGACACCAACTCCACCATCAGCATCGGGGACGAAAGTCTGACCGGAGCCGAAGACTTCCCTCCCATCGAGGCCGACATCGACGCCACCACCACAGAGGTCTACATGGGCGAGTGGAAGAACGACAAGCGCTCAGGATACGGGATAAGCGAGAGGTCCAGCGGGCTGAAGTACGAGGGCGAATGGCTAAATAACCAGAGGCACGGCTACGGCTGCACCACCTTcgcagagggagggaaggaggagggcaaGTACCTGAACAACCTGCTGGTGAAGGCCATGAAGAAGAGGGTGATccagctgaagggaaccaagATCAAGCAGAAGGTGGAGCGGGCGGTGGAGGGGGCTCAGAGGGCTGCAGCCATCGCCAAGCAGAAGGCTGAGATCGCAGCTTCCAG AACAACTCACGCAAAAGCCAAGTCAGACGCTGCTGGTCAGGCTGCTCAGGCCTCCAACACTGAGTCCAGCATAGCCAGGCTGGTGGCTAAAGAGCTGTCGCCTTCCTTCTACCAGCCAG GTCCTGAGTATCTGAAGAAGAGAATGTTGCAGGAGGTCATTGAGGGTAATGAGAACACAGACACTGTCATGCATGAACCCCTActagctgaggaggaggctctgCCCACCCCCCCAGAAAGCCCGCTCATGAATGAGCTGGACCACCTCATGCCTGGCTCTTCCCCAGGCCGCACCCCCTCCCCGAGCCCAGGCATCATTCTAAAGGAGGAGCCCAAGCTGCTCCGTCCAGGAAGCTGGAGTGAAGACAAACCTGTCAAAGATGATGGCACTAAAGCCAACAAGCCTAGTAGTCGGCCCACTACTCCTTCAGCCTCCGTTTCTGCTCCTATTGTCGTCGCACCTGAAGAAGCAGTGGCCCCCAGCAGCCGCACCCCGTCTAGGACCCCCAGCCGTCAAAGCAACAAGAATGAGCAGGGCTCAGACCTGGAGATCAAGCCCCTCCAGAAGCTGGACTCCAGGGCAAAGCCTGCAGAAACTGCCCCTGTAAGGAACAGCCTCATCTCTCCAGATGAAGAAGCAGCACCGCTCTCCCCCTCTAAGGTGCCCTCTAAGGCTGTCACCCCCGAACCTAAGCCCACTAAGCCCAAGCCTGAAATAGCTGCATCAGTTCATGAACGTGCACCATCCATCTCTAAAAATATAGTGGAGCCCAGGGAGGTGAGCAGgccgtccagcaaagcagagacAAAGCCCGCATCGAAACAGCCCAGCCCGGCTCCAACCCCAAAGCCAGTGCCTGAACCCAAACCCGTAACGAAGCAAGTGGAAGCCAAACCAGTGCAGAAGACGGAGCCTAAAGCCGAAGCCCGACTAAAGGCTATTGTGTCGACACCAAGGCCGGGGGTGGCTTCAGAGTCCTTGGATCTGGAG GGCCCAAACACCATAATGATCTGCATGGTGATCCTGCTCAACATCGGCCTGGCAATTCTCTTTGTACACATCTTATCATGA
- the LOC114858462 gene encoding tubulin alpha-1A chain isoform X1 has translation MRECISIHVGQAGVQIGNACWELYCLEHGIQPDGQMPSDKTIGGGDDSFNTFFSETGAGKHVPRAVFVDLEPTVIDEVRTGTYRQLFHPEQLITGKEDAANNYARGHYTIGKEIIDLVLDRIRKLVGHLLLGGGGSLKSMIVCGVFSLPPFCPQADQCTGLQGFLVFHSFGGGTGSGFTSLLMERLSVDYGKKSKLEFSIYPAPQVSTAVVEPYNSILTTHTTLEHSDCAFMVDNEAIYDICRRNLDIERPTYTNLNRLIGQIVSSITASLRFDGALNVDLTEFQTNLVPYPRIHFPLATYAPVISAEKAYHEQLSVAEITNACFEPANQMVKCDPRHGKYMACCLLYRGDVVPKDVNAAIATIKTKRTIQFVDWCPTGFKVGINYQPPTVVPGGDLAKVQRAVCMLSNTTAIAEAWARLDHKFDLMYAKRAFVHWYVGEGMEEGEFSEAREDMAALEKDYEEVGVDSIEGEGEEEGEEY, from the exons ATG CGTGAGTGTATCTCCATCCACGTTGGTCAGGCCGGTGTCCAGATCGGTAACGCCTGCTGGGAGCTTTACTGCCTGGAACATGGGATCCAGCCGGACGGACAGATGCCCAGTGACAAGACCATCGGAGGAGGCGATGATTCCTTCAACACCTTCTTCAGTGAGACCGGAGCAGGAAAGCACGTCCccagagctgtttttgtggacCTGGAGCCCACTGTCATTG ATGAGGTGCGCACTGGGACCTACCGCCAGCTTTTTCACCCTGAGCAGCTGATCACTGGTAAGGAGGACGCTGCCAACAACTATGCTCGTGGACACTACACCATTGGCAAAGAGATCATTGATCTGGTTCTGGACAGGATCCGCAAACTGGTGGGTCATTTGTTGCTTGGAGGAGGTGGTTCTTTAAAGTCCATGATTGTATGTGGTGTTTTCTCACTGCCTCCATTCTGTCCCCAGGCTGACCAGTGCACTGGGCTTCAGGGTTTCCTGGTGTTCCACAGCTTCGGAGGTGGCACCGGCTCTGGCTTCACTTCTCTGCTGATGGAGCGTCTGTCTGTGGACTATGGCAAAAAGTCCAAGCTAGAGTTCTCCATCTACCCAGCTCCACAGGTGTCCACTGCTGTGGTGGAGCCCTACAACTCCATCCTGACCACCCACACCACCCTGGAGCACTCTGACTGTGCCTTCATGGTAGATAATGAGGCCATCTACGATATCTGCCGTAGGAACCTCGACATCGAGCGTCCTACCTACACCAACCTCAACAGGCTGATCGGTCAAATTGTCTCTTCCATCACTGCTTCCCTCCGTTTTGATGGTGCCCTCAATGTTGATCTGACAGAGTTCCAGACCAACTTGGTGCCATATCCCCGTATCCACTTCCCTCTGGCCACCTACGCCCCAGTCATCTCTGCTGAGAAAGCTTACCATGAGCAGCTGTCAGTGGCTGAGATCACCAATGCCTGCTTTGAGCCAGCCAATCAGATGGTGAAATGTGACCCTCGCCACGGCAAGTACATGGCCTGCTGTCTTCTGTACCGTGGTGATGTGGTGCCCAAAGATGTGAACGCTGCCATTGCCACCATCAAGACCAAGCGCACCATCCagtttgtggactggtgccccACTGGCTTCAAGGTGGGCATCAACTACCAGCCCCCCACCGTAGTTCCTGGTGGAGACCTGGCCAAGGTCCAGAGGGCTGTGTGCATGCTGAGCAACACCACTGCTATTGCAGAGGCCTGGGCCCGGCTTGACCACAAGTTTGATCTGATGTATGCTAAGCGTGCCTTTGTCCACTGGTATGTGGGTGAGGGtatggaggagggagagttctctgaggccagagaggacATGGCAGCTCTGGAGAAGGATTACGAGGAGGTGGGGGTCGACTCCATTGagggtgagggagaggaggaaggagaagagtaTTAA